A genomic region of Bernardetia sp. ABR2-2B contains the following coding sequences:
- a CDS encoding thioredoxin family protein, producing MAVIDIDDSNVKENLNQNEKVIVKYYAGWCGSCRLIKPKYKRLSNDERFEGITFLDTDAEHNPEARNLAGVKNLPYFAIFKNGEFVEGVSTSKEEGIVELLEKL from the coding sequence ATGGCAGTTATAGACATAGACGACTCAAACGTAAAAGAAAATTTGAACCAAAACGAAAAAGTAATTGTAAAATATTACGCAGGTTGGTGTGGCTCGTGCCGACTTATCAAACCAAAATATAAGCGTCTTTCTAATGATGAGCGTTTCGAAGGGATTACTTTTTTAGATACTGATGCAGAACACAATCCAGAAGCTAGAAACTTAGCAGGTGTAAAAAACTTACCTTATTTTGCTATTTTCAAAAATGGAGAGTTTGTAGAAGGAGTTTCGACAAGCAAAGAAGAGGGAATTGTTGAGCTTTTGGAGAAATTGTAA